The genomic segment atgtataaatatttcgatTCTATTTAGTTATCAgaagtataatgttatattctaaagtaaattctaaataaagtaataactaataagtattttcaaattgagcagtttttgtacaacactaaattatttataaaacctgtatagttaataggagcgtatataactcattagtccacgctataatagatatcataggAAACGTTCTGCGAAGGTACTTATTTAgaggaatcaaattaaataataatatttctcgtGATTTACCGTGCAATTGgacatgtcaaatgtcaaaacaattgaGAACTGAATTGtggcgagttaaaattaaatatataaacataatataagattgattaattaacattataatacccgcattatgcataatatatattttatttttggcaataggtaggtacttaataattcgaaactgtaacgcgttatttcATAgaaatttccattacattttcgttactaggatataattctaatgaaattacgtaacaGTGGCGTAGCGTAGGTTTTAAGAAAGTGTAAGCAGAAAAactaatgttttgaaaatgtattagtaaTTTTACAGTCAACTACAAATGTACACAGCCGCCGATTAGCGCCTTATCggtgatacaaataataataaaccggtTGGTAGGTACTGTCAACTGTGGTGTATGCAAAATCATAAGtgcttacaaattatatataaatacgagcCCCCTCTACGACATTGTACGTAAGCCGTGTCTATTAGCTGAgcttgttattataataacattaatattaacttatttttcccTTTTTTTCAAGTGTAAGCAGTGCTTAAAGTGCCAATGTGCCATTACAGTAACACGTTACttccgttacgttactacctaacactgaatattatatatacaatatattaatcacTTTATatcatgaaaattaataatattttacttcggGGTTCTGCgtgataattagtaatatacaacttaagtcttaaaataatttaaaatgggtACAAACAATTGTTTTGCTCTTCCCCTGTAAATGTACGGAAATGTGTACCACTGTAGTATACTTGAGTTTATTGACTTTTCCTGTAACAATCATAGATTAATCTATAGTTGATAGTATAAGGAATAAGAAGTATGCTCAATGATAAGacttatttacttttaattactAGTTAGTTAATCACGCATTTAATCTTATGCAATGCAGTATGCACAAAAACACAAGGCGATGCACATGCGCGAACTAGGAGGAAAACACGGTTCGAGTTGATCATACTTTTCTTATTCCTTATACTATGGATTAATGATTAATCTACCTATAAAggctaaaatattttggatgCAATTtaacttttctattttttttcgtaaacaGAAAGCAGAGGCGTATTTATGGGGGGCTGAATGGgctgaagccccccccccccccgaaattttaagaaaatctaaaaaatattttcatgttctATGAAAgtcaatgaaaaattattaaattccattttatagattttaaattcgtattattttGTTGGCATATCTTATCACTCATGGACAAAAATACCACGGGTGATAATACTGGAAATCATagatactaataagtaattataaaccTTTCGATAACGATCGCCGATCACTATAAAgctgcacaatataatattatatacacattacttatataattttcatgggCATAGTCCAAACCACGAATATGTGTTAATCAAAGAAATCGATCAAATATTCCACATTGTTCCACTGAAGAATACTATATGAGAACTATTTTTATCCCCTACTTACAGTGCTCGAATTTGGGGGGATGCGCAcggggacggagctcctctactattttaattttttttttgcgtaccccaactatttttttttacttggacggggggacggaccaaactaatgtccaaaataatttttattaaaattNNNNNNNNNNNNNNNNNNNNNNNNNNNNNNNNNNNNNNNNNNNNNNNNNNNNNNNNNNNNNNNNNNNNNNNNNNNNNNNNNNNNNNNNNNNNNNNNNNNNNNNNNNNNNNNNNNNNNNNNNNNNNNNNNNNNNNNNNNNNNNNNNNNNNNNNNNNNNNNNNNNNNNNNNNNNNNNNNNNNNNNNNNNNNNNNNNNNNNNNNNNNNNNNNNNNNNNNNNNNNNNNNNNNNNNNNNNNNNNNNNNNNNNNNNNNNNNNNNNNNNNNNNNNNNNNNNNNNNNNNNNNNNNNNNNNNNNNNNNNNNNNNNNNNNNNNNNNNNNNNNNNNNNNNNNNNNNNNNNNNNNNNNNNNNNNNNNNNNNNNNNNNNNNNNNNNNNNNNNNNNNNNNNNNNNNNNNNNNNNNNNNNNNNNNNNNNNNNNNNNNNNNNNNNNNNNNNNNNNNNNNNNNNNNNNNNNNNNNNNNNNNNNNNNNNNNNNNNNNNNNNNNNNNNNNNNNNNNNNNNNNNNNNNNNNNNNNNNNNNNNNNNNNNNNNNNNNNNNNNNNNNNNNNNNNNNNNNNNNNNNNNNNNNNNNNNNNNNNNNNNNNNNNNNNNNNNNNNNNNNNNNNNNNNNNNNNNNNNNNNNNNNNNNNNNNNNNNNNNNNNNNNNNNNNNNNNNNNNNNNNNNNNNNNNNNNNNNNNNNNNNNNNNNNNNNNNNNNNNNNNNNNNNNNNNNNNNNNNNNNNNNNNNNNNNNNNNNNNNNNNNNNNNNNNNNNNNNNNNNNNNNNNNNNNNNNNNNNNNNNNNNNNNNNNNNNNNNNNNNNNNNNNNNNNNNNNNNNNNNNNNNNNNNNNNNNNNNNNNNNNNNNNNNNNNNNNNNNNNNNNNNNNNNNNNNNNNNNNNNNNNNNNNNNNNNNNNNNNNNNNNNNNNNNNNNNNNNNNNNNNNNNNNNNNNNNNNNNNNNNNNNNNNNNNNNNNNNNNNNNNNNNNNNNNNNNNNNNNNNNNNNNNNNNNNNNNNNNNNNNNNNNNNNNNNNNNNNNNNNNNNNNNNNNNNNNNNNNNNNNNNNNNNNNNNNNNNNNNNNNNNNNNNNNNNNNNNNNNNNNNNNNNNNNNNNNNNNNNNNNNNNNNNNNNNNNNNNNNNNNNNNNNNNNNNNNNNNNNNNNNNNNNNNNNNNNNNNNNNNNNNNNNNNNNNNNNNNNNNNNNNNNNNNNNNNNNNNNNNNNNNNNNNNNNNNNNNNNNNNNNNNNNNNNNNNNNNNNNNNNNNNNNNNNNNNNNNNNNNNNNNNNNNNNNNNNNNNNNNNNNNNNNNNNNNNNNNNNNNNNNNNNNNNNNNNNNNNNNNNNNNNNNNNNNNNNNNNNNNNNNNNNNNNNNNNNNNNNNNNNNNNNNNNNNNNNNNNNNNNNNNNNNNNNNNNNNNNNNNNNNNNNNNNNNNNNNNNNNNNNNNNNNNNNNNNNNNNNNNNNNNNNNNNNNNNNNNNNNNNNNNNNNNNNNNNNNNNNNNNNNNNNNNNNNNCAGTAGAACCATCATCAAGACCTTCCACCTCCACAGACGCTTTAATTTCTTGTGATAAAACTCTATATCCCAATCTTTACCAACTGCTGAAAATACTTGCCATATTTCCCGTGTCAACTGCATCAGCTGAACGCAGTTTTTCAACACTGCGaagattaaaaacatatttgagaAAATCAACTTCAGAGAATCGTCTTGTTGGTTTAGCATTACTAAATATTCGAAATATTTGTACAACGGACGATATGGTTTTAGACAAGTTTGCCAATAGTGGACGAGCTAGACGATTACAACttgttatatagtacctacctaatacctacattgtatttgtataggtacattgtgttttaaatcattaaatattatttttttgttttactgtattactatgtttataaatgttcatcaGCCCCTCCCGAAATAAAATTCTAGATAGGTACGCGCCTGACAGAAAGGGTGCTGTTTTCTCTGGACTTAATTAGTTTATACTTTTACGTATATTGCATTTTTGCTGATATTACgtggtaggtactaggtatatgtaacaatattatattattaatttggaaatgaaaacaaataaatcagATAAGAAGAGAAACCGATAGCATCgggtttttttcatttagatttttagtttttaattattgcatatattattattaatacctgaTGTCGAATAGCCATTGGTTTGTATTACAGTTTGAGTTCATAGAGACACAGATAACAGCGTACAGCACTACAGcagtgcttataatattataacgaacaaCTGCaacgtaatatataaaatatttattatagattataggtaggtaataaaataacgtaTGCGAAAAGTAAAATGAGACCACTTTGtactacacaaaatattttatgtgacgACGGTTCAGCAGCTCGTCCTTCCACACAAATGTGTCATTAGTTAGAACAAGACATGTGAAATCAGTCTTAACTTTGCTAATAGTCAGCCGTCCTATCGGCCAATCCAAAGTTtgctcgtaaaaaaataatataataggtgccTAAGCTACACAAAAACTTTATTCTctgcattattaaaaaaaacagatataAATCATTTTGTAGAGTAGAAAACACAGTCCTcggaaatataattgtttactaaatatttatcttttataagtAGGACATCCTGCAATTATATCGTCGGTGAAGCAgtcacataataattacaatagctAGGGCTTGGAAATGTAATACTATACAAAGTTTCTCATAATAGTAGTTCCTACTGAaaccaaaaatccaaaaatctaaAGGcatccataatatttttttctagacatttgaagtttaaattttgacatagttagatattatttaaacaatgaatATCGATTTCAGTGATTTtgtcatatttcaaaaatgttagttgggactttaaaactattacgtatatatttttttttttattagcctTCAGTCATCGACTATTATGGCtcaaatattacgtatattattgtatttcactATACGCAGtgaagttttcaaaatacatattgagtacaatttatttaagctgaatatattattttctagctTAATATAGGCTGACTAATACCATTTCCagtcagaatcatttttcatatataattatttatcattgaatttcaatttaaccatccatacaatttataatgacCTATAATACTCAATGACAAAGTACACTCGAAATTCAACATCTGTACAGCAGGCCGAAATTTTTTGTTATGGTCGAAGGTCACCCTTTCCTAATATGCATCTAAACATTAATGAGCTCATTTATTTAAGttagttaaatacttaaaacatttttaagtttttttaattctcgTGCCACCCgaattataaaatcgatattataataattaatattaaatgatattgacaaaaaaaaaaaaaaaaacttgaacttTGAATTATTGATAAAGTGATGTGAAACTGGcttttatgagtacctatacatattaaagTGATCAATAGAACAACAAATGGgtgttatctaaatattaaataattaaattcaaatttgttcaGTAATATTTGTTGCCTTAGCAGTTAGcagtttataacttatagcaaataatatagatataatagttatatatggttatattaatataatatgtagcaaCAATAGTACaagattaaaacaaaataaacaacacacatttaaaataatatgtataaatttaatgaatatacaaatacattttataaaaataagtaattttcatAGCCtaatagttgataatattaaaaattaagaaactaTGTTGTCATACAACTGTAATagtttagttaattaaatattcagtgaatCTATGCTACCTGtatgtaattaataacatacataatacatgattgtatatattttacttatatcttTGATTGATATGCATTAGTTTTTCTGTATTaggtaaaaaatacttttaatactttttaatcaaTCTATTATAAGTCAGTCTTATATGTACTcataacactaataataataacttaaggcATAGTTTCAGTAGCAATAGGCCACGCAACTTCAATCAATGTAGACATTGAATTTTTAATGGAAACAAAATGTCGCTTAAATTCTAAACCGCAGCCTCTTGAAAGTCTGAAATCAATCAGAGTTTGATGGTTCATTGGAATTACATTTGACTTAAACACTAAGCGCTGATCTGTAGTAGTAATTGTAAACTgcaatatagtacaatatttataattattattagtctgTAATATGTGAACGtaacacaaaacacaaaaattaagttatttttatttgaaagaatgttcaattccaataaaattaatataggtttaacgtttctactcacattatttAATGAGTTATTAGGAATTGAATAGAAATGTGTAACGTCATAAGGCTGGGCTCGctgtaattgcctatcttatataTTGCTCGCTTCATGCATTAATTTACTTGCATTTAAAGTATATCTTTGCATTTTTGTTGTACGATgatgatttgtttttatgaacTAAAGATGTTAGTGTGaccagaatataaaatataaaatctaaagtgttgttttttttaaatatttaaaatctcaaaTAGTAATTTTTGTTACGTACGCTTCTGTAACCGCAGCAGTTAGTTATCACAACCGACCATTACCTctttcagtatttttaattactcaaaaaaactgaacgttttatttaaattctgataccTTTATTGTCTTAACCACACATTCAGACAATTATACGtaaatcaaatatcaaaatcaaaatgtttaatggGTAAATTATTGCGTGAGCAAATTATCCACATTATAAGATAGCCGGTTATATCGAGTCCGGCCCAATGACACGTTCCCATCCATTAACCCTAATAtctctttaaataatattgttttttacattacattttgaacaaatcttttttaatagttttaactaacaataatttaatattcaataataattttaaaaaaaacattttttaatttttgttaagtGGACGTGGCTCTGCATGTGTTGTTGCCACATTCtcttaatgtaatattttgtctaGAAAGTagaatctttaaaatattttatgttatagtgTGTTTACCTCTACTAACTATTTGTATTTCCTTTCTTTTGCTTGTGCCCCTTTCAcgctttaatataatatgatctaatcATTTGCATCTCTATTTTCTAACTACACCTGAGGTGACAGCTGcttgatattaaaaatgatctACACTCTATAGTCTATCTCTACTTGTTTCATCAAATTCCATATCTCAGTGTGCAATCACAGACTTCTATCTCCAATGGGACCCACAATATCAAAAATAGCCTGACCAAACGTGACAACTGTCTATTTTCTTTCATATGTGTTTACTGAAACAAAATAAAGCAACCTCTTCATTATTATTCTCTTATAAGAAAATAGCAACATTATAgttcctaataatattacatcaaacTTAAATAGTAGTTGATTAGGTTATGATCACACAATCACGGCTTTATTTCTTCTCCCTCCGCTCAAAAGCTAATAATCTGATATTTTATGATGCATATGACCATTCTCCTCAGTATAGCAGAagacataaaaaacaatatctcCTTTGCCACCCTCCTCTATTTAACTTCTTGTGGACTACAGCATACAATGTGTAAATAATGAAATGAAATGTTTgtttttgtcaataatatttgttgttttttgtgTTCACTAACTATGTATTTCTATTTATAACTCTTAAATTGTTTGGTGTTGAAGTGTTagctaataactaattaaaactaattaactatGCAGAAATAAATTACCAAACTAGGTGTATTGATTTTCCATATATATCCCAAATCATCCAGAAACAATCCTAAATTGGATAATGCTGCTTTGTAATCTAAATTGACTAGAAATCTTGTCATTCTCTTGACTAATTTCTGCATAGAGTTCTAAAAATATGACAGTTTAGTATatccgataaaataataaaaattatctttaattacATTTGGCGTAGAGATGGATTGTGATGTAAGAAGTTGAGAAGACAGCAGCAGATCGTCCACCTGTGTTGGCTGGGAAAATGAACGTATTTCAGATTCACTATGTGACATGGAAGTATCGAATGCAATAGCTGCCGAAGCGGGTTGAGAATAACATTGACGACCATCGTCCAAATCTCTGTCAGACCGAACAGGAATTCCAACTTTTttagtatctaaataaaaattatagtcttGAGTTAAACTGACACTAAtggtaagtttaatttattttaaaatattattgaaaaaggCTATTTAATCACACAGATACCGCAGATACTAGTAGTTTATTTACTCTGAAATCACTTGACGCttaaatgtgtattaaattgtattaataataattatattgattaagtaaaaatataccaCGAGTTTCTGACTTTTTGAACCAATGATGtgactgaatttttaatatatcatatctCTTGAACGGTGTTGGTGTTAATATCTTTCTCACAAGAGACAAGGCtaaattatctaatttattcCATGGTGAATGATTAGCATAGTCAGTAGTTTTCCACAATTTATAATCTTCATCACTATCAGATGGCATATCCCAAGGCAATTCtaaacaaacataaaacatttttatgtctaatttaataaattataattttttgtctcaataattacaataattaaatatatctacaTGATATTTTTCAAGCATCAGCTTTACAATCAACTTAATTCCAGTaaccatgtattatattatgctcgtgCCTACAAGAGAACATTACCAAGTACCACGTCTGATCCCGCGCATCCGAGACTCATCGACAACGGTTTTTAAACATTAGGAGCTATACACGGTATTCCGTTGCAGACAGATGTGAGGTGGGGGGAGGGGTGTTACCTCGGACCGGCCAACAGTAATATTCTCTTGTATGCCGGAGTATAGTATCTATTTCCACAAGTATTttctattatgtataattcaaGTAGTTAGCaacaatctaaaaaataaaatataatctaatagcatttaatttttaaatatataggtacacaatattattacatgaacataatatagaaagcgttctaattataaattaaacaaatacattttaatattgatggttgcttaaatataatattgagacaTTTTTTAAGGAaacaattacattatacatatatacaatttattttctaatttaaaagttacaatACTGAAAATGATTGATGCAGTATCAAATGCTAATAACTTTGGTACTAAAGCTTTAGGAtgtttcttaaaaatttaaccTACAGCTAGAATACCAAAGAGATCAACTCTGACACAttagttatcatttatcagtataatataacactgaAATGCATTTAATAAGCGATTTAAttgaaagtaataaattacCTCCAGCGAGCATCGAAACCAGTATAATACCGCATGCCCAAATATCAGAAGGTTCTGCTTGATAAGGTAGACATGAAAGAACTTCGGGTGCTAAATAAGGAATAGTTCCACATTTCTTATCCAGCTTACGCcgctatttaaattattgtaaaatattagataattatgtCTAGGGatcgtatttaaatttaatattaataattactaagcaatacatttttcatttaataaaaatttaaaaatgtactatcaTCTGAAATAATTGGCACTAATTTTACTTAGTATAATtgggtaaaataaaagtataatatatttttttaagaagatAATACACCAGCATCTATTGTCTcggtcttacaaacgtacagcATATTAACAAAATTGTGTTGAGCAGAAtccattttattgttaatttttatttaaggttaaattgacttattattaaattaaaggaTAAGGAGATTATCTTGTCTAAGCatctcataattatttattgataatttataatttatacccgtTTTCAAATGATTTGATTGGTGCGTTGAGAACCATGTGATCACGCTAACAATGAGAAGTTGGTGGGGGATGCACGACTCCAGACATAAATTGGTCGCCGACCGGTTTGTTCTCTTTTGAAAACGggtatagttaggtatatacagTCGTTGTCAGATAGATTGGCACGGCGGTGCTTTTCAGTAAGTGTAGCCAAAACTCACGGTGTGTTTCAGTGTGCAGCACCAGGTTGTTTAtcataaatgtaaaaaagaaataatccCAGccgacaacaacaatattaatagattaatgTGATAGGGAAACTATggaatatactaatatagatagatatttactaatttacgCCACTATTTATTAATTGGTAATAACATCCAAAAATAAAGAACCTAGATTTCTATTACCAcgtctgcataatattatagttcacaCTAGATCTTGcctagaaaaaatgtttttttttttttttaatactattaaattccAGGACATGGCAGGACAATATGTAACTTCCATAACCtagataagtaatataataattttaaaatactatgaattactatttaataatatttttttaaaaattaaagaataaaactttatctaaaaattaatttgatcaatttttataattcaagaCATTGtttgctaatttatttatagggaTTATGTTAATGTAAAGAATTAGAGAATagaaaggtatttttttttattacaagaaTGCCAGTTCTCTATGattcattttttgtaaaaaataaagtatacataaatatcacCTACTTTTCCACCACATAAAAACATTGTGGCTAATCCAAAATCGCTTATTTTTAGATTTCCATATTCATCCAATAATAAATTTTCTGGTTTCAAATCTCTATGCGCTATAccattattgtgtaaatattcctaaaaaaataatgatgtaaatcatatgcaaatatatataaaacaaaataagaaaatggtttttgtttaaaaacttacAACTCCAGCAATCAACTCTTTGAAGAACTTTCTAGCATCAGACAGCGGCATTCCAACATCTGGttctaattttcaaaaaaatatttgtttatattagagTACTAACAATGttattaccataaaataatgaaatcttaTAAATTCTATAGAGATGgtctatctaaaaaaaaattaacaattattttacaagtaaaaaaaatgtaccggTGTATATGGACTGTgtagtattataacatatttttaatgtatgattgtgtaatatattatatattatatatgtctctatagaatttaaataattcatatattcaATAATGCCAAGCAACCTTACCAATTCTATCAAATAGTTCACCTCCAGATGCATATtctaagaatatataataagtatctaCAGAATGACGCtgtccataatattttattatacttgaatgATTCAATCGGCTATGTATAGCTGCTTCTTTTTTTACCGTAACCAATGCATCAGAATAGTTTTGTAAATCAATTGTCTTCATGGCTACAAAGCAATGATTATTTTGATTCATTAAAAGTTTTactctgaaaataataataaaaataattagaatctTAGTTACacatgttgaaaaaaaattaacacttcatacataattataaatgtaagcGAAGCttaataaacttatttgaaGGAGCAAAGCTTCATTTCTATTAGGAATTTATaagctttattatttaaatgaattagataatatctaattatgtaggtacacataaaaAACAAGCATTAATTGATGGATTGAATATATTTCCGCTACCTACTGGTATAATTTACCAAATATGCTCATTGATCACTCCTATGTTTtcctaataaatttaattaataaaattctgattttagtaatttaaaagcataggtactaaattaataagggccatatttaaaataccaattttttttattttaatgtgaaccactattttttattgtaagttGTGATTCAGgataatgtttttttgaaacTGTTAATGCATACATaggtaaatcaaaattcaaattattaggtacctagtagttttttagtttctaaagtaaaattataaaaaatatactatttgtaaacaattttaacatactCGCCAAATGTTCCTTCGCCCAATGTTTGAACAATATTCCATCCTTCAACAAACGGAGTATTCATTTATAAAAGTACAACCTAAAACAATAATCCATTAGAcacttgtattaattttgattcaGAATCGAGTAAGTAGaaattacaaaatgaaaattcaataaaaaatcgataaacgtaaaaataacagtgtatatatttgaattattatccgATTTTCAAACAAATGTGTAGGAACTTACTTTAAACTTATTCAtccaaaaaaaacacaaacactcaaaattaatataatttcaatcaatttattgttctactcaaacataacaataataataacgaaaattacagtttaacaataaaattaggtaattaatCATTAGCCCTAATCGNNNNNNNNNNNNNNNNNNNNNNNNNNNNNNNNNNNNNNNNNNNNNNNNNNNNNNNNNNNNNNNNNNNNNNNNNNNNNNNNNNNNNNNNNNNNNNNNNNNNNNNNNNNNNNNNNNNNNNNNNNNNNNNNNNN from the Acyrthosiphon pisum isolate AL4f chromosome X, pea_aphid_22Mar2018_4r6ur, whole genome shotgun sequence genome contains:
- the LOC100167829 gene encoding serine/threonine-protein kinase Chk1-like, which translates into the protein MNTPFVEGWNIVQTLGEGTFGEVKLLMNQNNHCFVAMKTIDLQNYSDALVTVKKEAAIHSRLNHSSIIKYYGQRHSVDTYYIFLEYASGGELFDRIEPDVGMPLSDARKFFKELIAGVEYLHNNGIAHRDLKPENLLLDEYGNLKISDFGLATMFLCGGKRRKLDKKCGTIPYLAPEVLSCLPYQAEPSDIWACGIILVSMLAGELPWDMPSDSDEDYKLWKTTDYANHSPWNKLDNLALSLVRKILTPTPFKRYDILKIQSHHWFKKSETRDTKKVGIPVRSDRDLDDGRQCYSQPASAAIAFDTSMSHSESEIRSFSQPTQVDDLLLSSQLLTSQSISTPNNSMQKLVKRMTRFLVNLDYKAALSNLGLFLDDLGYIWKINTPSLFTITTTDQRLVFKSNVIPMNHQTLIDFRLSRGCGLEFKRHFVSIKNSMSTLIEVAWPIATETMP